Proteins from a genomic interval of Zingiber officinale cultivar Zhangliang chromosome 2A, Zo_v1.1, whole genome shotgun sequence:
- the LOC122043319 gene encoding uncharacterized protein LOC122043319 isoform X1 — translation MPPEPLPWERKEYAFKDHRRHERGEAFGGSGGGSSSSLTWRESYHGSCDFSRASPRRYLSVRYRQGGGYHQVYPEDSAGRVFTPSRSDRFWMEDDDLRLPSTSCFSGCRSNGSIYSRENRGSLRQSPGRDGSDVPRQQHHQETNTTDFPRRQHRQETNVTDFSRGQHREPNATDFPRLQHDQEINVTSHRSVTALVSSTSQTSPNNNYQSDVVDDGLGSGQIFDHRDHSLGSIPWKKWSRSSSAKNGRTEMDDAGTKLWSHVEKETFVQAPVASSFASTESAFKKPRIGWGQGLAKYEKQKVEGFTEPSVGACLSPSTTCSTTCSSSPGTEDKFCSRVRNNDTSLSQNNDLPGSTFPSSYEEVLANLDCLQVNSMSLLDSLLADLAQPEDAFGGDSNLMRLSMNKVLELKLQASNAYEKIENKIDLLEKELKAMICDTKADAYLDSLKSADAAASELSKGPLDDLLIEHNHLKDQRMECVELLALEDNEHRSSRIFVEHETVAEETVSSAFKKEPFCSSLEKSAASASLIEGERLKATELSDMVEGRLMVPSEVDRGSFANDSICVCADGNVQGMPDSNLVNIMNKSNRGTSKLSWEEFDMALSKNLPQSDIWGFVNFTSLCKHGKQIKEKLSIIKCQQKFKLRLLALKFRVLHQSWRNKKLRTKLNKQSELSNPSIQNSSQKQRSSNRSRSASTAGKLSLGSTTKIMHSASKLLSDLHIKPFRNHLKMPSLLNDKSQRYDTFVNNNGLIEDPLSFENERAMINPWTQEEKEVFMEMLARYGKDFIKISSFLDHKSIADCVEFYYKNHKSESFKNVKKQLDLRKQQQSLPANTYLVSSRENWNHRKNVESLDLLSAASVMVAQNEYTEKIGNHAGNISSRNSVYLFGIDKVNISSQERESMAPNVLAGVCRTRSSETISSHETSSIDPAKKIKDETNLGMDATCFSDEGCGEMESADWIDEEKTMFIQALSMYGKNFTRIAYYVKTKSKEQCKIFFSKARKCLSLDAINQGCATEVKPVNPTNRGRSDTDDTCCIKTNSAVCSTQSCSKIDDDVSQPVATNGYEGITHCASTDFHVETERSHEQDSVVDKGILEGKDKVDKQVVSISHDVKQTSNVDNLQSDVPLKENIVTPSGCEAVKCEAADSAGEANFDETRSIISLPGPAVLIRKSEPVAECLKPKPEQITASISPVRGTVGCSPVESTRKEVDSKSPFAAEVGLSNKKSTNISSIANENGLPLCAKASVQIGSSIISANTCPSTAKNLQSILLEQEDKHSVPLNSFLSDPSNICFEGSPCTLSKATFKSKDHGIKGQKLIKMDLDQQYMLTNLPLTQVDHNMHIMKSSPLHSLKQEANGETNPPALEQLSQHQAENRKDSLSQPNHFLASDKHQHESNISTPHSVTTVIYPSENQSEAKLRTCFKNVGVDEEKPRPGDLKLFGKILSTSTLKSGSSSHGYNQRSLLSKMDDASKMTDSSKVKGASQLVNAGSGQVNLETTYGFWDGKRIQTGFSSLPETASIFYKYQGTPTSTSHYLAKDNILGCNGRILTDYQQPYMQPLPSNLKQIETIRGLQKRTIFNMIPGFQQQVRVTPLSTNMMGGRMLVGGAVSNSVASVNMHFSPRAKVLGSDMDLWRGDMGGRL, via the exons ATGCCTCCCGAACCATTGCCATGGGAGCGGAAGGAGTACGCGTTTAAGGATCACCGGAGGCACGAGCGCGGGGAGGCCTTTGGTGGAAGTGGCGGCGGTTCCTCATCTTCCTTGACGTGGAGGGAGTCCTACCACGGTTCCTGTGACTTTTCCCGTGCCTCCCCCCGCCGATATCTTTCAG TTCGTTATCGGCAGGGCGGTGGTTACCATCAGGTGTATCCGGAGGACTCTGCTGGACGTGTGTTCACACCGTCTCGTTCTGACAGATTTTGGATGGAAGATGATGATTTAAGGTTGCCTTCTACTAGTTGCTTCAGTGGCTGCCGCAGCAACGGCAGCATATACAGTAGGGAGAACCGAGGATCTCTTCGTCAATCCCCTGGCCGTGATGGCAGTGACGTCCCCAGACAGCAACACCATCAGGAAACCAATACGACCGACTTTCCCAGACGGCAACACCGTCAGGAAACCAATGTGACTGACTTTTCCAGAGGGCAACACCGGGAACCCAATGCAACTGACTTCCCCAGACTGCAACACGATCAGGAAATCAATGTGACCTCTCACAGATCTGTCACTGCTCTGGTTTCTTCAACATCTCAGACCTCACCGAACAACAACTATCAAAGTGATGTTGTTGATGATGGTTTGGGCTCAGGCCAAATATTTGATCATCGGGACCATTCATTGGGTTCAATACCCTGGAAGAAATGGAGCCGCTCATCCTCAGCTAAGAACGGTAGAACTGAGATGGATGACGCTGGAACTAAGCTGTGGTCACATGTGGAGAAGGAAACTTTTGTCCAGGCTCCGgtagcttcttcctttgcttcaactGAAAGTGCTTTTAAGAAACCACGAATTGGATGGGGGCAAGGGCTTGCCAAGTATGAGAAGCAAAAGGTGGAAGGATTTACAGAACCTTCTGTTGGTGCATGCTTGTCACCATCAACTACATGTTCAACTACATGCAGCTCTTCACCAG GCACTGAAGATAAGTTTTGCAGCAGGGTCAGGAATAATGACACTAGTCTGAGTCAAAATAATGATTTGCCTGGATCCACATTTCCTTCTTCCTATGAGGAAGTCCTCGCTAATTTGGATTGTTTGCAAGTCAATTCTATGAGTTTGCTTGATTCCCTGCTTGCTGATTTGGCTCAACCTGAGGATGCTTTTGGTGGCGATTCCAATTTAATGAGGCTTTCTATGAACAAAGTATTGGAATTAAAGCTGCAGGCTTCAAATGCATATGAAAAGATAGAGAATAAAATTGATTTACTAGAAAAGGAGCTCAAGGCAATGATTTGTGATACTAAAGCTGATGCTTATCTAGACTCTTTGAAATCAGCAGATGCTGCTGCTTCTGAGCTGAGTAAAGGGCCATTGGATGATTTATTAATTGAACATAATCATTTGAAAGATCAGCGGATGGAGTGTGTGGAATTGTTAGCCCTTGAAGACAATGAGCACAGGTCTTCAAGAATATTTGTTGAACATGAAACTGTGGCTGAAGAAACAGTTTCGTCTGCTTTCAAAAAGGAACCCTTTTGTAGCAGTTTGGAGAAATCAGCTGCAAGTGCTTCATTAATTGAAGGTGAAAGGTTGAAGGCTACTGAACTATCAGATATGGTTGAAGGGAGGCTGATGGTTCCCAGTGAAGTTGATAGAGGAAGTTTTGCGAATGACAGCATCTGTGTATGTGCTGATGGTAATGTGCAGGGGATGCCAGATTCTAATTTAGTAAACATAATGAATAAATCCAACAGGGGCACTTCAAAGCTTTCCTGGGAGGAATTTGATATGGCACTCTCAAAAAATCTGCCTCAGTCAGATATTTGGGGATTTGTTAATTTTACATCACTTTGTAAGCATGGAAAGCAAATCAAAGAGAAGCTTTCGATAATAAAATGCCAACAGAAATTCAAACTACGGCTTCTTGCTCTTAAATTTAGGGTGCTACATCAGTCGTGGAGGAATAAAAAACTTCGCACTAAATTAAACAAGCAGTCTGAACTTAGCAATCCTTCAATTCAAAATAGTTCTCAAAAGCAACGGTCTTCAAACCGATCACGATCTGCCTCAACTG CAGGTAAATTATCCTTGGGTTCTACTACAAAAATAATGCACAGTGCAAGTAAATTGCTGTCAGATTTACATATCAAGCCTTTTAGAAATCATTTGAAGATGCCATCACTATTAAATGATAAGAGCCAGAGGTACGATACGTTTGTTAACAATAATGGATTAATAGAAGACCCTCTGAGTTTTGAGAATGAAAGAGCAATGATAAACCCATGGACgcaagaagagaaagaagttttCATGGAGATGCTTGCCAGATATGGTAAAGATTTTATTAAGATCTCTTCCTTTCTAGACCATAAAAGCATCGCAGATTGTGTTGAATTTTATTACAAAAACCACAAATCAGAAAGCTTCAAAAATGTGAAGAAACAGTTGGATCTTAGAAAGCAACAACAGTCTTTACCAGCCAATACCTACCTTGTATCATCACGAGAGAATTGGAATCACAGAAAAAATGTTGAATCTCTTGATTTATTAAGTGCAGCATCAGTTATGGTGGCACAAAATGAATATACTGAAAAGATTGGAAATCATGCAGGAAATATTTCATCTAGAAATTCTGTTTATTTATTTGGGATAGATAAAGTTAACATATCTTCTCAAGAAAGAGAATCTATGGCTCCTAATGTATTAGCAGGGGTTTGTAGGACTCGATCCTCAGAGACTATCAGCTCACATGAGACTAGTTCTATTGATCCTGCTAAGAAGATCAAGGATGAGACAAACCTGGGCATGGACGCTACTTGTTTTTCGGATGAAGGTTGTGGAGAAATGGAATCAGCTGATTGGATTGATGAAGAGAAGACTATGTTTATCCAAGCTTTAAGCATGTATGGAAAGAATTTCACGAGGATTGCATATTACGTGAAgacaaaatcaaaagaacaatGTAAGATCTTCTTTAGCAAGGCTCGAAAGTGCCTTTCTCTTGATGCAATTAATCAAGGTTGTGCCACCGAGGTTAAGCCAGTAAACCCAACAAACAGAGGAAGAAGTGACACAGATGATACCTGTTGTATCAAGACTAATTCTGCAGTCTGCAGCACACAATCTTGTTCCAAAATTGATGATGATGTCTCCCAGCCTGTGGCGACCAATGGTTATGAGGGGATCACCCATTGTGCAAGCACTGATTTTCATGTTGAAACCGAGAGATCACATGAACAGGATAGCGTAGTAGATAAAGGCATTCTGGAGGGCAAGGATAAAGTTGATAAGCAGGTAGTGTCCATTTCTCATGATGTTAAGCAGACATCCAATGTGGACAATCTTCAATCTGATGTTCCACTAAAGGAAAATATTGTTACTCCATCAGGATGCGAAGCTGTAAAATGTGAGGCTGCAGATTCTGCAGGAGAAGCAAATTTTGATGAAACTAGAAGTATTATTTCTCTTCCGGGGCCTGCTGTCTTAATCAGAAAAAGTGAGCCAGTTGCAGAATGTCTCAAACCGAAGCCAGAACAAATAACTGCTAGTATTTCCCCTGTTAGAGGGACTGTTGGATGTTCTCCTGTCGAAAGTACGAGGAAGGAAGTAGATTCGAAGTCACCATTTGCTGCTGAGGTTGGGCTGTCAAACAAAAAATCAACCAACATCAGCTCCATTGCCAATGAAAATGGCCTGCCTTTGTGTGCAAAAGCTTCAGTTCAAATTGGATCTTCAATAATCTCAGCAAATACATGCCCATCTACTGCAAAGAATCTGCAGTCCATCTTATTGGAGCAGGAAGATAAGCACTCTGTACCATTGAATTCATTTCTATCAGATCCATCTAATATATGTTTTGAGGGCTCTCCTTGCACATTATCCAAAGCTACTTTTAAGTCCAAGGATCATGGGATTAAGGGTCAAAAATTGATTAAAATGGATCTCGACCAACAATATATGCTTACAAACTTACCACTCACCCAAGTTGATCACAATATGCATATTATGAAAAGCTCTCCGCTGCATTCACTCAAACAAGAAGCCAATGGGGAAACTAACCCTCCTGCACTTGAGCAGCTTAGTCAGCATCAGGCAGAAAACCGAAAAGACAGTCTCTCCCAACCAAATCATTTTCTTGCATCAGATAAGCACCAGCATGAAAGCAACATCTCCACTCCACACTCAGTAACCACTGTGATATATCCAAGTGAAAATCAATCAGAGGCCAAACTCAGAACTTGTTTCAAGAATGTTGGTGTTGATGAAGAGAAACCCAGACCTGGAGATCTGAAACTTTTTGGTAAAATCCTTAGTACATCCACACTGAAATCTGGTTCATCATCCCATGGATATAATCAAAGATCTTTATTGTCCAAGATGGACGATGCTTCAAAAATGACCGATTCCAGTAAGGTTAAAGGTGCTAGTCAACTAGTAAATGCTGGTTCAGGTCAAGTAAACCTAGAAACAACTTATGGTTTCTGGGATGGGAAGAGAATACAGACTGGGTTTTCATCATTGCCAGAGACTGCTTCTATTTTTTACAAGTACCAAGGGACACCAACCAGTACATCTCATTATCTGGCCAAGGACAACATTCTAGGTTGTAATGGAAGAATTCTCACAGACTACCAGCAGCCCTATATGCAGCCATTGCCATCTAATTTGAAGCAGATAGAGACCATTCGCGGGCTCCAGAAAAGAACTATATTCAACATGATCCCAGGGTTTCAGCAGCAAGTGCGGGTAACACCTCTGAGTACCAACATGATGGGAGGTAGAATGTTGGTTGGTGGAGCAGTGTCAAATTCAGTTGCGTCAGTCAACATGCATTTTTCTCCAAGGGCCAAGGTTTTAGGTAGTGACATGGACCTGTGGAGAGGAGACATGGGAGGCAGATTGTAG
- the LOC122043319 gene encoding uncharacterized protein LOC122043319 isoform X2 yields the protein MPPEPLPWERKEYAFKDHRRHERGEAFGGSGGGSSSSLTWRESYHGSCDFSRASPRRYLSVRYRQGGGYHQVYPEDSAGRVFTPSRSDRFWMEDDDLRLPSTSCFSGCRSNGSIYSRENRGSLRQSPGRDGSDVPRQQHHQETNTTDFPRRQHRQETNVTDFSRGQHREPNATDFPRLQHDQEINVTSHRSVTALVSSTSQTSPNNNYQSDVVDDGLGSGQIFDHRDHSLGSIPWKKWSRSSSAKNGRTEMDDAGTKLWSHVEKETFVQAPVASSFASTESAFKKPRIGWGQGLAKYEKQKVEGFTEPSVGACLSPSTTCSTTCSSSPGTEDKFCSRVRNNDTSLSQNNDLPGSTFPSSYEEVLANLDCLQVNSMSLLDSLLADLAQPEDAFGGDSNLMRLSMNKVLELKLQASNAYEKIENKIDLLEKELKAMICDTKADAYLDSLKSADAAASELSKGPLDDLLIEHNHLKDQRMECVELLALEDNEHRSSRIFVEHETVAEETVSSAFKKEPFCSSLEKSAASASLIEGERLKATELSDMVEGRLMVPSEVDRGSFANDSICVCADGNVQGMPDSNLVNIMNKSNRGTSKLSWEEFDMALSKNLPQSDIWGFVNFTSLCKHGKQIKEKLSIIKCQQKFKLRLLALKFRVLHQSWRNKKLRTKLNKQSELSNPSIQNSSQKQRSSNRSRSASTGKLSLGSTTKIMHSASKLLSDLHIKPFRNHLKMPSLLNDKSQRYDTFVNNNGLIEDPLSFENERAMINPWTQEEKEVFMEMLARYGKDFIKISSFLDHKSIADCVEFYYKNHKSESFKNVKKQLDLRKQQQSLPANTYLVSSRENWNHRKNVESLDLLSAASVMVAQNEYTEKIGNHAGNISSRNSVYLFGIDKVNISSQERESMAPNVLAGVCRTRSSETISSHETSSIDPAKKIKDETNLGMDATCFSDEGCGEMESADWIDEEKTMFIQALSMYGKNFTRIAYYVKTKSKEQCKIFFSKARKCLSLDAINQGCATEVKPVNPTNRGRSDTDDTCCIKTNSAVCSTQSCSKIDDDVSQPVATNGYEGITHCASTDFHVETERSHEQDSVVDKGILEGKDKVDKQVVSISHDVKQTSNVDNLQSDVPLKENIVTPSGCEAVKCEAADSAGEANFDETRSIISLPGPAVLIRKSEPVAECLKPKPEQITASISPVRGTVGCSPVESTRKEVDSKSPFAAEVGLSNKKSTNISSIANENGLPLCAKASVQIGSSIISANTCPSTAKNLQSILLEQEDKHSVPLNSFLSDPSNICFEGSPCTLSKATFKSKDHGIKGQKLIKMDLDQQYMLTNLPLTQVDHNMHIMKSSPLHSLKQEANGETNPPALEQLSQHQAENRKDSLSQPNHFLASDKHQHESNISTPHSVTTVIYPSENQSEAKLRTCFKNVGVDEEKPRPGDLKLFGKILSTSTLKSGSSSHGYNQRSLLSKMDDASKMTDSSKVKGASQLVNAGSGQVNLETTYGFWDGKRIQTGFSSLPETASIFYKYQGTPTSTSHYLAKDNILGCNGRILTDYQQPYMQPLPSNLKQIETIRGLQKRTIFNMIPGFQQQVRVTPLSTNMMGGRMLVGGAVSNSVASVNMHFSPRAKVLGSDMDLWRGDMGGRL from the exons ATGCCTCCCGAACCATTGCCATGGGAGCGGAAGGAGTACGCGTTTAAGGATCACCGGAGGCACGAGCGCGGGGAGGCCTTTGGTGGAAGTGGCGGCGGTTCCTCATCTTCCTTGACGTGGAGGGAGTCCTACCACGGTTCCTGTGACTTTTCCCGTGCCTCCCCCCGCCGATATCTTTCAG TTCGTTATCGGCAGGGCGGTGGTTACCATCAGGTGTATCCGGAGGACTCTGCTGGACGTGTGTTCACACCGTCTCGTTCTGACAGATTTTGGATGGAAGATGATGATTTAAGGTTGCCTTCTACTAGTTGCTTCAGTGGCTGCCGCAGCAACGGCAGCATATACAGTAGGGAGAACCGAGGATCTCTTCGTCAATCCCCTGGCCGTGATGGCAGTGACGTCCCCAGACAGCAACACCATCAGGAAACCAATACGACCGACTTTCCCAGACGGCAACACCGTCAGGAAACCAATGTGACTGACTTTTCCAGAGGGCAACACCGGGAACCCAATGCAACTGACTTCCCCAGACTGCAACACGATCAGGAAATCAATGTGACCTCTCACAGATCTGTCACTGCTCTGGTTTCTTCAACATCTCAGACCTCACCGAACAACAACTATCAAAGTGATGTTGTTGATGATGGTTTGGGCTCAGGCCAAATATTTGATCATCGGGACCATTCATTGGGTTCAATACCCTGGAAGAAATGGAGCCGCTCATCCTCAGCTAAGAACGGTAGAACTGAGATGGATGACGCTGGAACTAAGCTGTGGTCACATGTGGAGAAGGAAACTTTTGTCCAGGCTCCGgtagcttcttcctttgcttcaactGAAAGTGCTTTTAAGAAACCACGAATTGGATGGGGGCAAGGGCTTGCCAAGTATGAGAAGCAAAAGGTGGAAGGATTTACAGAACCTTCTGTTGGTGCATGCTTGTCACCATCAACTACATGTTCAACTACATGCAGCTCTTCACCAG GCACTGAAGATAAGTTTTGCAGCAGGGTCAGGAATAATGACACTAGTCTGAGTCAAAATAATGATTTGCCTGGATCCACATTTCCTTCTTCCTATGAGGAAGTCCTCGCTAATTTGGATTGTTTGCAAGTCAATTCTATGAGTTTGCTTGATTCCCTGCTTGCTGATTTGGCTCAACCTGAGGATGCTTTTGGTGGCGATTCCAATTTAATGAGGCTTTCTATGAACAAAGTATTGGAATTAAAGCTGCAGGCTTCAAATGCATATGAAAAGATAGAGAATAAAATTGATTTACTAGAAAAGGAGCTCAAGGCAATGATTTGTGATACTAAAGCTGATGCTTATCTAGACTCTTTGAAATCAGCAGATGCTGCTGCTTCTGAGCTGAGTAAAGGGCCATTGGATGATTTATTAATTGAACATAATCATTTGAAAGATCAGCGGATGGAGTGTGTGGAATTGTTAGCCCTTGAAGACAATGAGCACAGGTCTTCAAGAATATTTGTTGAACATGAAACTGTGGCTGAAGAAACAGTTTCGTCTGCTTTCAAAAAGGAACCCTTTTGTAGCAGTTTGGAGAAATCAGCTGCAAGTGCTTCATTAATTGAAGGTGAAAGGTTGAAGGCTACTGAACTATCAGATATGGTTGAAGGGAGGCTGATGGTTCCCAGTGAAGTTGATAGAGGAAGTTTTGCGAATGACAGCATCTGTGTATGTGCTGATGGTAATGTGCAGGGGATGCCAGATTCTAATTTAGTAAACATAATGAATAAATCCAACAGGGGCACTTCAAAGCTTTCCTGGGAGGAATTTGATATGGCACTCTCAAAAAATCTGCCTCAGTCAGATATTTGGGGATTTGTTAATTTTACATCACTTTGTAAGCATGGAAAGCAAATCAAAGAGAAGCTTTCGATAATAAAATGCCAACAGAAATTCAAACTACGGCTTCTTGCTCTTAAATTTAGGGTGCTACATCAGTCGTGGAGGAATAAAAAACTTCGCACTAAATTAAACAAGCAGTCTGAACTTAGCAATCCTTCAATTCAAAATAGTTCTCAAAAGCAACGGTCTTCAAACCGATCACGATCTGCCTCAACTG GTAAATTATCCTTGGGTTCTACTACAAAAATAATGCACAGTGCAAGTAAATTGCTGTCAGATTTACATATCAAGCCTTTTAGAAATCATTTGAAGATGCCATCACTATTAAATGATAAGAGCCAGAGGTACGATACGTTTGTTAACAATAATGGATTAATAGAAGACCCTCTGAGTTTTGAGAATGAAAGAGCAATGATAAACCCATGGACgcaagaagagaaagaagttttCATGGAGATGCTTGCCAGATATGGTAAAGATTTTATTAAGATCTCTTCCTTTCTAGACCATAAAAGCATCGCAGATTGTGTTGAATTTTATTACAAAAACCACAAATCAGAAAGCTTCAAAAATGTGAAGAAACAGTTGGATCTTAGAAAGCAACAACAGTCTTTACCAGCCAATACCTACCTTGTATCATCACGAGAGAATTGGAATCACAGAAAAAATGTTGAATCTCTTGATTTATTAAGTGCAGCATCAGTTATGGTGGCACAAAATGAATATACTGAAAAGATTGGAAATCATGCAGGAAATATTTCATCTAGAAATTCTGTTTATTTATTTGGGATAGATAAAGTTAACATATCTTCTCAAGAAAGAGAATCTATGGCTCCTAATGTATTAGCAGGGGTTTGTAGGACTCGATCCTCAGAGACTATCAGCTCACATGAGACTAGTTCTATTGATCCTGCTAAGAAGATCAAGGATGAGACAAACCTGGGCATGGACGCTACTTGTTTTTCGGATGAAGGTTGTGGAGAAATGGAATCAGCTGATTGGATTGATGAAGAGAAGACTATGTTTATCCAAGCTTTAAGCATGTATGGAAAGAATTTCACGAGGATTGCATATTACGTGAAgacaaaatcaaaagaacaatGTAAGATCTTCTTTAGCAAGGCTCGAAAGTGCCTTTCTCTTGATGCAATTAATCAAGGTTGTGCCACCGAGGTTAAGCCAGTAAACCCAACAAACAGAGGAAGAAGTGACACAGATGATACCTGTTGTATCAAGACTAATTCTGCAGTCTGCAGCACACAATCTTGTTCCAAAATTGATGATGATGTCTCCCAGCCTGTGGCGACCAATGGTTATGAGGGGATCACCCATTGTGCAAGCACTGATTTTCATGTTGAAACCGAGAGATCACATGAACAGGATAGCGTAGTAGATAAAGGCATTCTGGAGGGCAAGGATAAAGTTGATAAGCAGGTAGTGTCCATTTCTCATGATGTTAAGCAGACATCCAATGTGGACAATCTTCAATCTGATGTTCCACTAAAGGAAAATATTGTTACTCCATCAGGATGCGAAGCTGTAAAATGTGAGGCTGCAGATTCTGCAGGAGAAGCAAATTTTGATGAAACTAGAAGTATTATTTCTCTTCCGGGGCCTGCTGTCTTAATCAGAAAAAGTGAGCCAGTTGCAGAATGTCTCAAACCGAAGCCAGAACAAATAACTGCTAGTATTTCCCCTGTTAGAGGGACTGTTGGATGTTCTCCTGTCGAAAGTACGAGGAAGGAAGTAGATTCGAAGTCACCATTTGCTGCTGAGGTTGGGCTGTCAAACAAAAAATCAACCAACATCAGCTCCATTGCCAATGAAAATGGCCTGCCTTTGTGTGCAAAAGCTTCAGTTCAAATTGGATCTTCAATAATCTCAGCAAATACATGCCCATCTACTGCAAAGAATCTGCAGTCCATCTTATTGGAGCAGGAAGATAAGCACTCTGTACCATTGAATTCATTTCTATCAGATCCATCTAATATATGTTTTGAGGGCTCTCCTTGCACATTATCCAAAGCTACTTTTAAGTCCAAGGATCATGGGATTAAGGGTCAAAAATTGATTAAAATGGATCTCGACCAACAATATATGCTTACAAACTTACCACTCACCCAAGTTGATCACAATATGCATATTATGAAAAGCTCTCCGCTGCATTCACTCAAACAAGAAGCCAATGGGGAAACTAACCCTCCTGCACTTGAGCAGCTTAGTCAGCATCAGGCAGAAAACCGAAAAGACAGTCTCTCCCAACCAAATCATTTTCTTGCATCAGATAAGCACCAGCATGAAAGCAACATCTCCACTCCACACTCAGTAACCACTGTGATATATCCAAGTGAAAATCAATCAGAGGCCAAACTCAGAACTTGTTTCAAGAATGTTGGTGTTGATGAAGAGAAACCCAGACCTGGAGATCTGAAACTTTTTGGTAAAATCCTTAGTACATCCACACTGAAATCTGGTTCATCATCCCATGGATATAATCAAAGATCTTTATTGTCCAAGATGGACGATGCTTCAAAAATGACCGATTCCAGTAAGGTTAAAGGTGCTAGTCAACTAGTAAATGCTGGTTCAGGTCAAGTAAACCTAGAAACAACTTATGGTTTCTGGGATGGGAAGAGAATACAGACTGGGTTTTCATCATTGCCAGAGACTGCTTCTATTTTTTACAAGTACCAAGGGACACCAACCAGTACATCTCATTATCTGGCCAAGGACAACATTCTAGGTTGTAATGGAAGAATTCTCACAGACTACCAGCAGCCCTATATGCAGCCATTGCCATCTAATTTGAAGCAGATAGAGACCATTCGCGGGCTCCAGAAAAGAACTATATTCAACATGATCCCAGGGTTTCAGCAGCAAGTGCGGGTAACACCTCTGAGTACCAACATGATGGGAGGTAGAATGTTGGTTGGTGGAGCAGTGTCAAATTCAGTTGCGTCAGTCAACATGCATTTTTCTCCAAGGGCCAAGGTTTTAGGTAGTGACATGGACCTGTGGAGAGGAGACATGGGAGGCAGATTGTAG